Within Cnuibacter physcomitrellae, the genomic segment CGGCCCGCTCCTGATCGGTGCCGTACACCGTGTAGAAGATCGAGGCGTGCTGCAGGTCGCCGGTCACCCGCACATCCGTGATGGTGACGAACCCGAGGCGCGGATCACGCAGCCCCCTGTCGAGCCGCTTCGCGACGATCTCCTTGATGCGGTCGGCCATCTTCCTGGCTCGTGCCTGGTCCACCATGTCCTGTGCCTCCTTGCGTGTACCCGAAACGGGCGGCCCCATCGCTGGGACCGCCCGTCTCATGAGCGTGCTCTAGACGCGCGGCTTCTCGCGAAGCTCGATCGTCTCGATCTCGTCGCCGATCTGGATGTCGTTGTACTTGCCGAGGCCGATACCGCACTCGAAGTCCGTGCGGACCTCGGTGACGTCGTCCTTGAACCGACGCAGCGACTCGATCGCGAGTCCGTCGGCCAGCACGACGCCGTCGCGGATGACGCGAGCCTTGGCGTTGCGGGTGATCGTGCCGGAGCGGACGATCGCACCCGCGATGTTGCCCCACTTCGACGAGCGGAACACCTCGCGGATCTCCGCGACACCCGACTGGACCTCTTCGAACTCGGGCTTGAGCATGCCCTTGAGCGAGTTCTCGATGTCCTCGAGCGCGTTGTAGATGACCGAGTAGAAGCGGATGTCGACACCCTCACGGGCGGCGCGCTCGCGCGCCTTCGTGTCGGGGCGGACGTTGAACCCGATGATGATCGCGTTGTCGACCGTCGCCAGGTTGACGTCGGACTCGGTGACGGCACCCACACCGCGGTGGATGATCCGCAGCTGGACCGACTCGTCGACCTCGATCTTGAGCAGCGACTCCTCCAGCGCCTCGACGGCACCGGACACGTCGCCCTTGATGATGAGGTTGAGCGCCTCGACCTTGCCCTCCTCGAGAGCACGGGTGAAGTCCTCGAGCGAGATCCGCTTGCGGGCCTTGGCCAGCGACGCGTTGCGCTCCGCAGCCTCACGCTTCTCGGCGATCTGGCGGGCGGTGCGGTCCTCGTCGGTGACGATGAAGGTGTCACCGGCGCGCGGGACGCTCGACAGACCCTGCACCTGCACCGGACGCGACGGGGTCGCCTCCGCCACGGGCTCGCCGTTCTCGTCGACCATCGCACGCACACGGCCGTACGCCGTGCCGGCGACGATCGCATCTCCGACGTGCAGCGTCCCGGACTGGATGAGGACGGTCGCGACCGAGCCGCGGCCCTTGTCGAGCTTCGCCTCGATGGCGACGCCTCGCGCATCCTTGTTCGGGTTCGCGCGCAGGTCGAGCCCTGCGTCGGCCGTGAGGAGCACGGCGTCCAGGAGGTCCTGGATGCCGATGTTCTCGCGCGCCGACACGTCGACGAACATGGTGTCGCCGCCGTACTCCTCGGCCACCAGGTTGTACTCGGTGAGCTGCTGACGGACCTTCGCGGGGTTCGCATCCGGCTTGTCGACCTTGTTCACCGCGACCACGATCGGCAGGCCTGCGGCCTGCGCGTGGTTCAGCGCCTCGATGGTCTGCGGCATGATGCCGTCGTCGGCCGCGACCACGAGGATCGCGATGTCGGTCACCTGGGCACCACGGGCACGCATGGCGGTGAACGCCTCGTGACCCGGGGTGTCGATGAAGGTGATCTTGCGCTCGACGGAATCGTGCTCGACGGCCACCTGGTACGCACCGATGTGCTGGGTGATGCCGCCGGCCTCGCCCGCCACCACGTTCGCGTTGCGGATGGCGTCGAGCAGGCGCGTCTTACCGTGGTCGACGTGACCCATGACGGTGACGACCGGCGGACGGATCTCGAGGTCCTCGTCGGTCTCGTCCTCGAGCTCCTGGTCGAGATCGATGTCGAAGCCCTCGAGCAGCTCGCGGTCCTCGTCCTCCGGGGAGACCATCTGGATCTTGTAGCCGAGCTCCTCGCCGAGCACCTCGAAGGTGGCCTCGTCGAGCGACTCGGTCGCCGTGGCCATCTCACCGAGGTGGAACAGCACGGTCACCAGGTTGCCGGGGCTGGCGTCGATCTTGTCGGCGAAGTCGGTGATCGAGGCACCGCGACGCAGACGGATGACCGTCGAGCCGTCGCCGCGCGGGACGCTGACGCCGCCGAGCGAGGGGGCGGCCCTCAGCTCGAACTCGGCCCTCTTCGTCCGCTTCGACTTGCGTGCCTTGCTCTTGCCGCCACCGCGACCGAACGCACCGGCGGTTCCACCACCGGGACCACGACCGCGACCGCCGCCACCGGGACGACCGGCGAAGCCGCCAGCCGGACGCTGGAAGCCACCGGCACCGGCACCCGCACCGGGACCACCGGGGCGACCGCCGCCGGCACCGCCGGGACGGCCCTGGAACCCACCGGGACGGGGGGCACCGGGACGAGGCGCACCCGGACGGGGAGCACCGGGACGAGGCGCACCCGGACGGGGAGCACCCGGACGCGGCGGACGCGGGATCGCACCGCCGGCACCGCCGCCGCCGCCAGGACGGGGCATGCCCTGCTGGCTGGAGAACGGGTTGTTGCCGGGACGCGGAGCGCCGGGACGCTGCATGCCCTGCTGGCTCGCGAACGGGTTGTTGCCCGGACGCGGCGCACCGGGGCGAGGGCCACCGGGACGCGGGGCGTCGGACGACGGCTTCGCCGCACCCGACGGACGCGGGGCATCGCCGTCACGGCGAGGCGCATCCTGGCGCGGGGCCTCGGACTGCGGCGCCTCGGCACGGGGAGCCTCGGCGCGAGGCGCCTCCGAACGCGGGGCGGGCGCCGGGGCGGCCTGCTGCGAGGCGGGCGCGGCGGGGCCCGGACGGGCGCCGCCCTGCGGGCGGGCCTGCTGCGGACCGGGCGTCGGCGCCTTGGGGCCGGGCGTGGGAGCGCCCGGACGCGCGCCGGGCTTCGCCGGCGCGGCGGTCGAGGAACCGGAGCTTTGGGCTCCGGCACCGGAGGCGATCAGCGCCTCCCGAAGTCGCCGGGCGACCGGCGGCTCGATGCTCGAGGACGGGCCCTTGACGAACTGACCCATCTCCTTCAAGGTCGCGAGGGCGACCTTGCTGTCGACGCCGAGCTCGGCGGCGACTTCATGTACGCGTGGTTTTGCAGCCACTTCTCTCCTGTCTCAGGCTCACCCGAGACAGGGCAAGCCGGTGTTAACGGACGGAACTCATCTCGAGCCGCTCATCAGTCGTCACTCATGGTGGACACTCTGCCGTTCAGCTTGGTTTCTGCGTTCGTGCTCTCGAGCTGGCCCTGCACGCGGAGCGCGCGCCCGAAGGCTCGTCTCTGGATCGCGGTGTGGAAGCAGTCGAGTGAGGGATGAAGCCATGCGCCCCGACCCGGAAGGGTGGCCGTCTCATCGAGGATGAGCACCAGATCCCGGGCCACGAACCTCACGAGAGAGGACCGCGGAGCGCGTGCGCGACATCCGACGCACGTTCTGACGGCTTCCATACTACTCCATGTTCCTGCCCCCGCCGGGAGCGACGATACGCCGACGGCGGATCGGGCCGGCCGGGATCAGTCGCCGTCGAGGATGGAGTCGGGCTGGATGTCGATCTTCGCGCCGGTCAGCTTGGCGGCGAGCCGGGCGTTCTGGCCCTCCTTGCCGATGGCCAGCGAGAGCTGGTAGTCCGGCACGAGGGCCCGGACGGCCTTGGTCGACGCGTCGATGACGAACGAGCTCGAGACCTTGGCCGGAGAGAGCGCGTTCGCCACGAAGGTGGCGAGGTCGTCGGAGTAGTCGACGATGTCGATCTTCTCGTTGCCGAGCTCGGCGGTCACCGCGCGGACGCGCTGACCGAGCTCGCCGATGCAGGCGCCCTTGGCGTTGACTCCCGGCTCCTTGGCGCGTACGGCCATCTTCGTGCGATGACCCGCCTCGCGGGCCAGCGACACGATCTCGACCACGCCGCTGGCGATCTCGGGGACCTCGAGCGCGAAGAGCTTGCGGACCAGCGACGGATGCGTGCGGGAGACCGTGATGGACGGCCCCTTGGTCCCCCGCGTCACGCTGGTCACGTAGACGCGGAGTCGGGAGCCGTGCGCGTACTCCTCACCGGGCACCTGCTCCTCCGGCGGCAGGATCGCCTCGATCGAGCCGAGGTCGACGTGCACCATGCGCGGGTTCGGGCCCTGCTGCACGATCCCGGCGACGATGTCGCCCTCGCGACCCTTGAACTCGCCCAGCACGTGGTCGTCGGCGATGTCGCGGAGCCGCTGGTTGATCACCTGCTTGGCGGCGAACGCCGCGATGCGACCGAAGTCGCTCGGGTTCTCCTCGGCCTCGCCGATCAGCACCTCGTCCTCGTCGAACTCGGGCACGAAGATGCTGATGTGCCCGGTCTTGCGGTCGAGGTGCACACGGCCCGCGGCGACGCCGTTCACGGTCGTGGGACGATCCGTGTGCTTCAGGTACGCCGTGAGGATGGCCTGTTCGATGATCGACACGAGCTCCTCGAAGGGGATCTCGCGCTCGCGCTCCAGCAACCGCAGGACGCTGAGGTCGATGTCCATTCCCGGCCTCCTCTGTTCAGATCTGATGACCGCCGATGATGCCCGCGGTCGAACAGACAGACTACCCGAGATCCGACGCCCCGGCCTACCCGATGGCGGCGGCGACCTGATCGAGCGGGATGCTCGTCCGCTCGCCCGTGGCCCGATCCCACAGCTCGACCACGCCGTCGGCCACACCGCGGCCGACGATCACGATGGTCGGCACGCCGATCAGCTCGGCGTCGCCGAACTTCACGCCGGGAGAGACCTTCGGGCGGTCGTCGAAGAGCACGTCGAGACCGGCCGCCTCGAGCTGCGCCACGACGTCCTCCGCCGCGGTCCAGATCGACTCCTCCTTGCCCGTCGCGATGACGTGCACGTCGAAGGGCGCGACGGTCTTGGGCCAGATCAGGCCCTTGTCGTCGTTGTTCAGCTCCGCGATGATCGCCAGGATGCGGGTGACGCCGATCCCGTACGACCCCATGGTCACGGTCACGAGCTTCCCGTTCTCGTCGAGCACCTTGAGCCCGAGGGCGTCGGCGTACTTGCGGCCGAGCTGGAAGACGTGCCCGATCTCCATGCCGCGAGCGAGCTCCACCGGGCCGGAGCCGTCGGGAGCGGGGTCGCCCGCCTTGACCTCCGCCACCTCGACGGTGCCGTCGGAGGTGAAGTCACGGCCCGCCACGAGGCCGAACACGTGCCTGCCGTGCTCGTTCGCGCCGGTGATCCAGCCGGACCCGGACACGACACGAGGATCGGTGAGGTACCGGATGCCGGTGCTCGACTCCTCGCCGAGCACGGGGCCGGCGGCGGACCAGGGTCCGATGTACCCCTTGACCAGACCGGGGTGCTTCGCGAAGTCCTCCTCGGTGGCGGGCTCGACCTCGGCGGGCGCGAACGCCACCTCGGCCCGCTTCATGTCGACCTCGCGGTCACCGGGCAGCCCGACGACGACGAGCTCGCGACGTCCGTCGAGGTGCACCAGGGCCAGGACGACGTTCTTCAGCGTGTCGGCCGCGGTCCAGGCCCTGCCGTCGGGCCGCGGGTGAGCCTCGTTCGCCCGGTCGACCAGCGTCTGGATGGTGGGGGTGTCGGGGGTGTCGAGCACCTCGGCCGGGGTCAGGTGCTCGAACGACCGGGGCTCGGGCGCCACCGTCGTGAACGCCTCGACGTTCGCGGCGTAGCCTCCGGGCGAGCGCACGAAGGTGTCCTCGCCCACGGGGGTCGGGTGCAGGAACTCCTCGCTCTTGGACCCTCCCATCGCACCGGCGTCGGCCTGCACGATGACGTACTCCAGGCCGAGCCGCGTGAAGATGCGCTCGTACGCGTCGCGCTGCGCCTGGTAGGACGCGTCGAGACCCTCGTCGGAGGAGTCGAACGAGTAGGCGTCCTTCATCGTGAACTCGCGGCCGCGCAGGAGGCCCGCGCGCGGACGCGCCTCGTCGCGGTACTTGTCCTGGATCTGGAAGATCGTGAGCGGGAGGTCCTTGTAGCTGGAGTAGAGGTCCTTGACGAGGAGCGTGAAGACCTCCTCGTGGGTGGGCGCCAGGACGTATCCGGCGTCCTTCCGGTCGCTCAACCGGAACATCCCCGGGCCGTACTCCTCGTATCGTCCGGTCACCTCGTAGGGCTCCTTCGGCAGGAGCGCCGGGAAGTGCACCTCGAAGGCCCCGGCGGCGGCCATCTCCTCGCGGATGATCGCCTCGATGCGGGCCTTCACCCGCAGACCCAGCGGCAGCCAGGCGAAGATCCCCGGTGCCTGACGGCGGATGTAGCCGGCGCGCACCAGGAGGCGGTGGCTGGCGACCTCGGCGTCGGAGGGGTCTTCGCGGAGCGTACGGAGGAAGTAGCTGGAGAGGCGTGTGGACACGACCTCGAGTCTAGCGAGGCACGATTCCTGCACAGGATCGCATCCGTCGGCTCCCCGTCCACAGATGTCGGATGCGGACCCGCCGCCGATCACCGCCTCCCTACGGTGTCCGCATGCAGACACGACAGATCCCACCCCGCACCAGTCGCTTCGACACACCCTTCGGTCCTCTCCTCGTCCGGGCGCACGACGGAGTCGTCCACGCCCTGAGGCCGTGGCGGGTCGGCGACGCGGCCGACGACGACGGGAGCAACCGGCCGATCCACGACGTCCTCGACGCCTACCTCTCCGGCGACGCCCGCACGCTCGCCCTCCCGTGCGAGGCCACGGGCACGCCGTTCCAGTGCTCGGTGTGGAGCGCGGTCACCGAGATCGGATGGGGTGAGCTCACGACCTACGCCGCTCTCGCCGAGCTCATCGGGCGTCCCGGGTCGGCGCGCGCCGTCGGTCAGGCCGTGGCCGCGCATCCCGCGCCGCTCGTCCTGGGCACGCACCGCGTCGTGGCGAGCGACGGGCGTCTCACCGGCGTCGATGCGGACGCGATCGTGTGGAAGACCGCGCTGCTGCGTCTCGAGGGCCACGTCGTGCACGAGGGACGGCTGATCGGAGCGGAGGCCGCCGGGTTCGTCCGCGTGGCCGCGTGAGCGGGCCATGTCGACCGCCGAGCTGCCCCCGTTCCCCGAGTTCCCGTCGGCAGACCTCGGCCGGGTGGCGTCCGGCGCCGCCCGGACGCGGCCGCCCCGCGCACCCGAGGTGCGGCATCGCGGAGTCCTCGAGTCGCCGCTCGGGCGGGTGGAGGTGGTGAGCAACGGTCGGGCCATCACCGGCGTCGCCATCGAGACGGCGGGGCGACTCCCGCACGACGGCCATCCGGTCTCCCGGTCCGATCTGATCGACGAGGCCGTCGCGCAGATCGAGGCGTACTTCGCGGGCACCCGGCGTCGGTTCGAGCTCCCCGTGCGCCCGGCCGTGAGCGACTTCCAGCGTTCCGTGCTCGACGCGCTCGCCGACGTCGAGTGGGGACGGCACACGACGTACGGCGCTCTCGCCGAGGCCATCGGCCGACCGGCCGCGTGCCGAGCGGTCGGGAGGGCGATCGGGCAGAACCCGGTCCCCCTCCTCGTGCCGTGCCATCGGGTGCTGTCGTCGACGGGGAGCCTGACGGGCTACTCCCAGGGCGACGGCGACGTCACGAAGGCGTGGCTCCTGGACGGCGAGGGCATCGCCTTCCGCTGGCCCCCGACGCGCCGCCGCCCCGCCCCCGTCAGCCTGTAACCCCTCCGAACCCGCGCCGGTGTCGCCCTCGGAGTGCATCGAGTGCTCACTCTTCGCGCGAAGTGCCTCCGAAGACGCGCACATTCTGCGCACTCACCCGCCCGCAGGCGAAGACACGGCCGACCATCGAGTGCTCACTCTTCGCGCGAACTGCTTCAGGGAAAGCGCACATGCTGAGCAGTCGCCCGCCGGGGAAGCCTCGGGCGGCCACCGAGTGCTCACTTCGCGCGTCATGTGCTCTGAGATGGCGCGCCTTGTGAGCACTCGGTCGCCCGTGAGAGCAGGAGCCCTCACCTCGCGCGCGATGCGGTCAGAAGGGGTGTGCTGATCGAGCGCACACGGCGATGCACCTGGGCCTCACGCCGCACAGTCGCTCAGACGACGAGCTCCAGGGAGCCGTCCGGGCGGGAGGTCAGGCGGAAGCCGGTGGCCGTGGCCCAGTCGAGGAGGGCGGGGATCGAGGCGAAGTCCTCGCCCTGGGTGAGGAGCGCGCGTGCGAACTCCCCCTTGCCCTTCTTGTTGAAGTGATTGAGGGCGCGCTTGACGCCGTCCGGCCCCTCGCTCACCACGTGGAGGTAGTGCGCGTCGGCGTTGCCGCTCGCGGTCCCCAGCGCGACGTACCCCTCCGACCGCAGATCGAGGACGAGCCCGGGTCGCTCGCCGAGCTCGCGAGCGATCGTCGAACCCCAGACCGACTTGATGGTCGGCTCCAGCTTCGAGTCATGCGAGAGCCGGTAGGCGGGGATCGGATCGGCCGCACCGACCAGACCGAAGAGCGCCGAGTGGATCGCGAGGTGCCCGGCTGCGAAGTCGAGCGCCGCGCTCGGCAGCGACGCCGCGTCGAGAGCGTCGTAGAGGACCCCGGTGTAGCGCCCGAGCGCGGGCATCGTCGGGGAGGTCGCCAGCGCCCGATTGCGGTCGATCTCGAACGCGAGACGAGGGCCCAGCTTCAGGGCGGCCGCCATCTCCTCCGGTCGGCGGGCAAGGCGCCGCACCGCTGCGACCAGCGACCGTCGCGGCCGGGTCAGACGCGGGAACGAGAGCAGGGCGAGGTCGAGGGGCGCCCCCTCTCCCCCGTCCACCTTGGTCTCCGACGGTGGGAGCACGATCAGCATGAGAGGACCTCCAGACGACGATCGCCGCCCCACCCGAGGGCGGAGCGGCGATCGTGCGGCGATGGGACGAGCTAGCGGATGAGCTCCGCGTCGCGGGCGACCACGGTGACCGTGTCGTTCTCGACCGACAGGAACCCGTCATCCGCTCGGGCCACGATGCGCTCGCCGCTCGAGGCGTTCACGCGCACCTCACCCGAGGCCAGGATCGCGAGCATCGGCTCGTGACCGGCGAGGATGCCGATCTCGCCCTCGACGGTCTTCGCGACGACCATCGAGGCCTCGCCCTTCCAGATCTCGCGATCGGCGGCGACGACGGTGACGGCAAGCGGGTTCGCCATGCTCAGCCGTTCTCCTTCTGGATCTTCGCCCACTTCTCCTCGACGTCGGTGATCGGGCCGACGTTGAAGAACGCCTGCTCGGCCACGTTGTCGAAGTCACCGCGGACGATCGCGTCGAACGACTCGATGGTGTCCTTCAGCGGGACGGTCGAGCCCTCGACGCCCGTGAACTTCTTCGCCATGTAGGTGTTCTGCGAGAGGAACTGCTGGATGCGGCGGGCGCGTGCCACCGTGATCTTGTCCTCTTCGGAGAGCTCGTCGACACCGAGGATCGCGATGATCTCCTGCAGCTCCTTGTTCTTCTGAAGGATCTGCTTGACCGCGGTCGCCACACGGTAGTGGTCGGCACCCAGGTAGCGGGGGTCGAGGATGCGGCTGGTCGAGGTCAGCGGGTCGACCGCCGGGTACAGACCCTTCGACGCGATCTCACGCGAGAGCTCGGTCGTGGCGTCGAGGTGCGCGAACGTGGTCGCCGGCGCCGGGTCGGTGTAGTCGTCGGCGGGCAC encodes:
- the infB gene encoding translation initiation factor IF-2; translation: MAAKPRVHEVAAELGVDSKVALATLKEMGQFVKGPSSSIEPPVARRLREALIASGAGAQSSGSSTAAPAKPGARPGAPTPGPKAPTPGPQQARPQGGARPGPAAPASQQAAPAPAPRSEAPRAEAPRAEAPQSEAPRQDAPRRDGDAPRPSGAAKPSSDAPRPGGPRPGAPRPGNNPFASQQGMQRPGAPRPGNNPFSSQQGMPRPGGGGGAGGAIPRPPRPGAPRPGAPRPGAPRPGAPRPGAPRPGGFQGRPGGAGGGRPGGPGAGAGAGGFQRPAGGFAGRPGGGGRGRGPGGGTAGAFGRGGGKSKARKSKRTKRAEFELRAAPSLGGVSVPRGDGSTVIRLRRGASITDFADKIDASPGNLVTVLFHLGEMATATESLDEATFEVLGEELGYKIQMVSPEDEDRELLEGFDIDLDQELEDETDEDLEIRPPVVTVMGHVDHGKTRLLDAIRNANVVAGEAGGITQHIGAYQVAVEHDSVERKITFIDTPGHEAFTAMRARGAQVTDIAILVVAADDGIMPQTIEALNHAQAAGLPIVVAVNKVDKPDANPAKVRQQLTEYNLVAEEYGGDTMFVDVSARENIGIQDLLDAVLLTADAGLDLRANPNKDARGVAIEAKLDKGRGSVATVLIQSGTLHVGDAIVAGTAYGRVRAMVDENGEPVAEATPSRPVQVQGLSSVPRAGDTFIVTDEDRTARQIAEKREAAERNASLAKARKRISLEDFTRALEEGKVEALNLIIKGDVSGAVEALEESLLKIEVDESVQLRIIHRGVGAVTESDVNLATVDNAIIIGFNVRPDTKARERAAREGVDIRFYSVIYNALEDIENSLKGMLKPEFEEVQSGVAEIREVFRSSKWGNIAGAIVRSGTITRNAKARVIRDGVVLADGLAIESLRRFKDDVTEVRTDFECGIGLGKYNDIQIGDEIETIELREKPRV
- a CDS encoding YlxR family protein, producing MEAVRTCVGCRARAPRSSLVRFVARDLVLILDETATLPGRGAWLHPSLDCFHTAIQRRAFGRALRVQGQLESTNAETKLNGRVSTMSDD
- the nusA gene encoding transcription termination factor NusA — encoded protein: MDIDLSVLRLLEREREIPFEELVSIIEQAILTAYLKHTDRPTTVNGVAAGRVHLDRKTGHISIFVPEFDEDEVLIGEAEENPSDFGRIAAFAAKQVINQRLRDIADDHVLGEFKGREGDIVAGIVQQGPNPRMVHVDLGSIEAILPPEEQVPGEEYAHGSRLRVYVTSVTRGTKGPSITVSRTHPSLVRKLFALEVPEIASGVVEIVSLAREAGHRTKMAVRAKEPGVNAKGACIGELGQRVRAVTAELGNEKIDIVDYSDDLATFVANALSPAKVSSSFVIDASTKAVRALVPDYQLSLAIGKEGQNARLAAKLTGAKIDIQPDSILDGD
- a CDS encoding proline--tRNA ligase yields the protein MSTRLSSYFLRTLREDPSDAEVASHRLLVRAGYIRRQAPGIFAWLPLGLRVKARIEAIIREEMAAAGAFEVHFPALLPKEPYEVTGRYEEYGPGMFRLSDRKDAGYVLAPTHEEVFTLLVKDLYSSYKDLPLTIFQIQDKYRDEARPRAGLLRGREFTMKDAYSFDSSDEGLDASYQAQRDAYERIFTRLGLEYVIVQADAGAMGGSKSEEFLHPTPVGEDTFVRSPGGYAANVEAFTTVAPEPRSFEHLTPAEVLDTPDTPTIQTLVDRANEAHPRPDGRAWTAADTLKNVVLALVHLDGRRELVVVGLPGDREVDMKRAEVAFAPAEVEPATEEDFAKHPGLVKGYIGPWSAAGPVLGEESSTGIRYLTDPRVVSGSGWITGANEHGRHVFGLVAGRDFTSDGTVEVAEVKAGDPAPDGSGPVELARGMEIGHVFQLGRKYADALGLKVLDENGKLVTVTMGSYGIGVTRILAIIAELNNDDKGLIWPKTVAPFDVHVIATGKEESIWTAAEDVVAQLEAAGLDVLFDDRPKVSPGVKFGDAELIGVPTIVIVGRGVADGVVELWDRATGERTSIPLDQVAAAIG
- a CDS encoding methylated-DNA--[protein]-cysteine S-methyltransferase is translated as MQTRQIPPRTSRFDTPFGPLLVRAHDGVVHALRPWRVGDAADDDGSNRPIHDVLDAYLSGDARTLALPCEATGTPFQCSVWSAVTEIGWGELTTYAALAELIGRPGSARAVGQAVAAHPAPLVLGTHRVVASDGRLTGVDADAIVWKTALLRLEGHVVHEGRLIGAEAAGFVRVAA
- a CDS encoding methylated-DNA--[protein]-cysteine S-methyltransferase → MSTAELPPFPEFPSADLGRVASGAARTRPPRAPEVRHRGVLESPLGRVEVVSNGRAITGVAIETAGRLPHDGHPVSRSDLIDEAVAQIEAYFAGTRRRFELPVRPAVSDFQRSVLDALADVEWGRHTTYGALAEAIGRPAACRAVGRAIGQNPVPLLVPCHRVLSSTGSLTGYSQGDGDVTKAWLLDGEGIAFRWPPTRRRPAPVSL
- a CDS encoding YaaA family protein, encoding MLIVLPPSETKVDGGEGAPLDLALLSFPRLTRPRRSLVAAVRRLARRPEEMAAALKLGPRLAFEIDRNRALATSPTMPALGRYTGVLYDALDAASLPSAALDFAAGHLAIHSALFGLVGAADPIPAYRLSHDSKLEPTIKSVWGSTIARELGERPGLVLDLRSEGYVALGTASGNADAHYLHVVSEGPDGVKRALNHFNKKGKGEFARALLTQGEDFASIPALLDWATATGFRLTSRPDGSLELVV
- a CDS encoding F0F1 ATP synthase subunit epsilon — translated: MANPLAVTVVAADREIWKGEASMVVAKTVEGEIGILAGHEPMLAILASGEVRVNASSGERIVARADDGFLSVENDTVTVVARDAELIR